Genomic window (Syngnathus scovelli strain Florida chromosome 14, RoL_Ssco_1.2, whole genome shotgun sequence):
cccgtcttgaagtttctgcaagtccgtttcccagacggcctcagccctttgcagatctactgcgaggccgagggtgtgagcgtacgtaaggcgtccctcgcaaccctaaccttaacccgaggtcccagaacaccttacattgctccttgcgcctttcccccggacatcgtcatcagtgatctgatgaagaagctggacatcctgggcgataacgccgtaagtgtatgtcgaactccttatgttcgcactccacgagactcggcggctcaaatgtgacttttggaaggctttgcgctgaaagaagcttattgacgctgtgcctttgggctcttgcagaatctcaccaacgaggagcaggtggtcgtgattcacgccaggacccttctcaccctagccgagaaggtaacgcgcacgtccacgcacgctctcgcattctgcttatgtgacagcagcctttcctcagtggttagaatacatcaaagtgaccaagtcagcacttcaacagtagatgttggacattgaaagtgagaaggtagacagacacgcgacatcagccaaggggaactccggcaatgtgccccaacaattctgactttgagctgtgctaggatatgttctgtaagcagaagggctacctggatgaagagttggacttcaggaagcgttccatggaccaggctcataaggtaagccaccctcaaatctcccgccggaccactgatggacgaggattgcggcccagaggatcctggagctggaggccatgttgtacgaggcgctaccgcagcgggactgccccgccacggacggcgaaaaagccagccacgctggcgtgaatgacgtgctgacggcggatcagagagaagagcttaggagcgccgtggaccaatggaagcgagccctgatgtgcgagttgagggagcgcgacgcttgcatcctccaagatagaatggatctgctgcacagcgcgcaacaggtaagggcccaaagccagcccggcacttacttgcacgcttactggcttttgaaggccactttccatttgtccgtcctagaggaacaaagagctgaaagaattcatcgtagctcagaagagacaaatcaaacaattggaggagaagtttctgtttctctttctattcttctccttggccttcattctgtggccctaacaccagctggtgagtgagctccagcggcaccgcactcgacacctccgatacactgccagccggtctcagatgttggcag
Coding sequences:
- the LOC137840919 gene encoding janus kinase and microtubule-interacting protein 3-like; translation: MVEMGHYQSRVADLESALKQQGQNVKWVEEKQLLRQSNQQLAEKVRRMEAEEARLKEHIQDIRDQNELLEFRILELEEREWRSPVLKFLQVRFPDGLSPLQIYCEAEGVSVRKASLATLTLTRGPRTPYIAPCAFPPDIVISDLMKKLDILGDNANLTNEEQVVVIHARTLLTLAEKWLEYIKVTKSALQQ